The following are encoded in a window of Prosthecodimorpha staleyi genomic DNA:
- a CDS encoding isochorismatase family protein yields the protein MHKIAIPSFVIDRVMQRRGRLHVFDRIDPVRTAMIVVDLQNGFMAPGQPSEIANAREIVPNVNAIGDALRAAGGQVVYIQNTVTDATRASWRTWFDNFMEPGLRGRMIEAFTRGSFGHAIYPDLTVRPQDWTIEKERFGAFVPGSSDLHARLQAAGIDTLLIVGTATNVCCESTARDAMMMNYKVVFLSDANACRTDEEHNATLGNMLALFADVRSTEEVVAMIEAGGAAALADAAE from the coding sequence ATGCACAAGATCGCCATTCCTTCCTTTGTCATCGATCGCGTGATGCAGCGGCGCGGCCGCCTGCATGTCTTCGACCGGATCGATCCGGTCCGGACGGCCATGATCGTCGTCGACCTGCAGAACGGCTTCATGGCGCCGGGCCAGCCGTCGGAGATCGCCAATGCCCGCGAGATCGTGCCGAACGTCAACGCCATCGGCGACGCACTGCGCGCGGCGGGCGGGCAGGTCGTCTATATCCAGAACACCGTCACCGACGCGACGCGTGCGAGCTGGCGGACCTGGTTCGACAATTTCATGGAGCCCGGCCTGCGCGGCCGGATGATCGAGGCCTTCACCCGCGGCAGCTTTGGCCATGCCATCTATCCGGACCTGACCGTGCGGCCGCAGGACTGGACGATCGAAAAGGAACGCTTCGGCGCCTTCGTGCCAGGTTCGTCGGACCTTCATGCGAGGCTCCAGGCGGCCGGCATCGACACCCTGCTGATCGTCGGAACGGCGACCAATGTCTGCTGTGAATCGACCGCGCGCGACGCCATGATGATGAACTACAAGGTCGTCTTCCTGTCGGACGCCAATGCCTGCCGGACCGACGAGGAGCACAACGCGACTCTCGGCAACATGCTGGCCCTGTTTGCCGATGTCCGCTCGACCGAAGAGGTGGTGGCGATGATCGAGGCCGGCGGAGCGGCGGCGCTGGCGGACGCGGCCGAGTAG
- a CDS encoding DMT family transporter gives MTDLAVPSPRNERTGVMLMLVGIGLFSIVNAAIKELSTQVSITQIIVFRNFAALIPIVMMAGTMGGLRVLKPSRFGPQVVQALLFFLTLYGYFFAYKLMPITDATAISFAQPLIVVALSAPFLGERVSAAQWTAVLMGLAGVLLMVGPSGESLNVGALCAVAGTLASAISMLQLRRMTATDPSIAILFWTMAISGAAALPLLAVGWVTPTPWQVAALVATGIACGILQYLTTLALHHASVAAIAPTRYTGIVWALAIDVTWFAVTPSPAVLLGAAVVIAAAVLVLRREES, from the coding sequence ATGACCGATCTTGCCGTTCCTTCCCCGCGCAACGAGCGCACGGGCGTCATGCTCATGCTGGTCGGCATCGGTCTGTTCTCGATCGTCAATGCCGCCATCAAGGAACTCTCGACCCAGGTCTCGATCACCCAGATCATCGTGTTCCGCAATTTCGCGGCCCTGATACCGATCGTCATGATGGCCGGCACGATGGGCGGACTGCGCGTGCTGAAGCCGTCCCGGTTCGGGCCGCAGGTGGTCCAGGCCCTGCTCTTCTTCCTGACCCTCTACGGCTATTTCTTCGCCTACAAGCTGATGCCGATCACCGACGCGACGGCGATCTCCTTCGCCCAGCCGCTGATCGTGGTCGCCCTGTCGGCGCCGTTTCTCGGCGAGCGGGTCTCGGCGGCGCAATGGACGGCGGTTCTGATGGGCCTCGCGGGTGTGCTGCTGATGGTCGGTCCGAGCGGCGAGAGCCTCAATGTCGGCGCCCTTTGTGCGGTCGCGGGGACGCTGGCCAGCGCCATCTCGATGCTGCAGCTGCGCCGGATGACGGCCACCGATCCGTCGATCGCGATCCTGTTCTGGACCATGGCGATTTCCGGGGCCGCCGCGCTGCCGCTGCTCGCGGTCGGATGGGTGACGCCGACGCCCTGGCAGGTCGCCGCCCTGGTCGCCACCGGCATTGCCTGCGGGATCCTGCAATATCTGACCACGCTCGCCCTGCACCACGCCAGCGTCGCCGCCATCGCGCCGACCCGCTACACCGGCATCGTCTGGGCGCTGGCGATCGATGTGACCTGGTTCGCCGTCACGCCATCCCCGGCCGTCCTGCTCGGCGCCGCCGTCGTGATCGCCGCCGCCGTCCTGGTTCTCCGCAGGGAGGAGTCCTGA
- a CDS encoding ABC transporter permease codes for MLVYALVRILYTIPILLGVSLIAFGLIHLVPGNPLDLLLPPEAPKELVDQIKAKYGFDQPLYIQYFTWLGRVAVGDLGNSVFTGEPVREQLISALSNTLVLAVPAAVLGFALGIFLGAVAGFNRDTWIDKLASAIAITGVSMPHYWGAIVSVILFSVILNWLPATGMGPSGGLPQSWEDVTHMILPVVTLSLIPMGVISRLVRATVLEINGQEFTAALRGKGLRRKRIIFHVLKNAAPPAMALMGLQFGYLLGGSILVETVYNWPGSGQLMNLAIFRRDIPVLQATVVVLSFFFVLINLSVDVLQAAIDPRIRR; via the coding sequence ATGCTCGTCTATGCCCTGGTCCGCATCCTCTATACGATCCCGATCCTGCTCGGCGTCTCGCTGATCGCCTTCGGACTGATCCATCTGGTGCCCGGCAACCCGCTCGATCTGCTTCTGCCGCCCGAAGCGCCGAAGGAACTGGTCGATCAGATCAAGGCCAAGTACGGCTTCGACCAGCCGCTCTACATCCAGTATTTCACCTGGCTCGGCCGCGTGGCTGTCGGCGATCTCGGCAATTCGGTGTTCACCGGCGAACCGGTGCGCGAACAGCTGATCAGCGCCCTGTCGAACACGCTCGTGCTGGCCGTTCCGGCCGCCGTTCTGGGTTTCGCGCTCGGCATCTTCCTGGGCGCCGTGGCCGGATTCAACCGCGACACCTGGATCGACAAGCTGGCTTCGGCGATCGCCATCACGGGCGTGAGCATGCCGCACTATTGGGGCGCGATCGTCTCGGTCATCCTGTTCTCGGTCATTCTCAACTGGCTCCCGGCGACCGGCATGGGGCCGTCCGGCGGGCTGCCGCAGAGCTGGGAAGACGTGACCCACATGATCCTGCCGGTCGTGACCCTGTCGCTGATCCCCATGGGGGTGATCAGCCGGCTGGTCCGGGCGACCGTGCTGGAAATCAACGGGCAGGAATTCACCGCGGCCCTGCGCGGCAAGGGCCTGCGCCGCAAGCGGATCATCTTTCACGTCCTGAAGAATGCGGCGCCGCCCGCGATGGCGCTGATGGGCCTTCAGTTCGGCTATCTGCTCGGCGGTTCGATCCTGGTCGAGACCGTCTACAACTGGCCGGGATCGGGGCAGTTGATGAACCTCGCCATCTTCCGGCGCGATATCCCGGTCCTGCAGGCGACCGTGGTGGTCCTGTCCTTCTTCTTCGTCCTCATCAACCTGTCGGTCGACGTGCTCCAGGCGGCGATCGACCCGCGCATCCGCCGCTGA
- a CDS encoding ABC transporter permease: MSITAAAPAISIPAPVAGKGYWRLVGERLARDKVTLVVAAILLAVILVAIFAPLITAHDPYVGRVANRLKPIGTPNHWLGTDEVGRDLWTRLAYGSRLTLLTGVTPVVVATLIGATLGIVAGIGGRVVNTLVMRTMDVFYAFPSVLLAIAICGVLGSGVRNMILSLTIVFIPPVVRVSESVTTQVRSLDFVEAARATGASLAMVIRHQVIANVLSPILVYATSLVSLSIILAAGLSFLGLGVAPPNAEWGSMLNALRQSIYVNPVNAALPGLVILITSMAFNLMSDGLRSAMDVRLPR, encoded by the coding sequence ATGTCGATCACAGCCGCCGCTCCGGCGATATCGATCCCCGCCCCGGTCGCCGGCAAGGGCTACTGGCGCCTGGTCGGCGAGCGCCTGGCCCGCGACAAGGTCACGCTCGTCGTCGCCGCGATCCTGCTGGCGGTGATCCTCGTCGCCATCTTCGCCCCGCTGATCACCGCCCACGACCCCTATGTCGGCCGCGTCGCCAACCGCCTCAAGCCGATCGGCACGCCCAACCACTGGCTCGGCACCGACGAGGTCGGCCGCGATCTCTGGACCCGGCTCGCCTACGGATCGCGGCTGACGCTGCTGACCGGCGTCACGCCGGTCGTCGTCGCGACGCTGATCGGCGCGACGCTCGGCATCGTTGCCGGCATCGGCGGCCGGGTCGTCAACACGCTGGTGATGCGGACGATGGACGTGTTCTACGCCTTCCCGTCCGTCCTGCTCGCCATCGCCATCTGCGGCGTGCTCGGGTCGGGCGTGCGCAACATGATCCTGTCGCTGACCATCGTCTTCATTCCGCCGGTCGTGCGGGTCAGCGAAAGCGTCACCACCCAGGTCCGCAGCCTGGATTTCGTCGAAGCGGCCCGGGCGACCGGCGCCAGCCTCGCCATGGTGATCCGCCATCAGGTCATCGCCAACGTGCTCTCGCCGATCCTGGTCTATGCGACCAGCCTGGTCTCGCTCTCGATCATCCTGGCGGCCGGGCTGTCCTTCCTCGGCCTCGGCGTCGCGCCGCCCAATGCCGAATGGGGTTCGATGCTCAATGCCCTGCGCCAGTCGATCTACGTCAATCCGGTCAATGCCGCGCTGCCCGGCCTGGTCATCCTGATCACCTCGATGGCGTTCAACCTGATGAGCGACGGGCTTCGGTCCGCCATGGATGTCCGGCTGCCGCGCTGA
- a CDS encoding ABC transporter ATP-binding protein, with amino-acid sequence MNPSAELPSAKSPAAEPRDRGGPAQPLLIVEGLRKHFPLKGLPFTRRPVVQAVDGVSFAVKKGETLGIVGESGCGKSTTARLLMHLIEPDSGTIVFDGDPVGGLRGISVRDLRRQMQMVFQDSYSSLNPRAQIADIIAFGQIAHGRDATEARERAHDLLARVGLAPHLFARRYPHELSGGQRQRVNIARALAMDPRLVLLDEAVSALDKSVEAQVLNLLQDLKQDLNLTYIFISHDLNVVRYMSDRVVVMYLGRIVEIGEVEALYRQPRHPYTRALLSAVPTLDPRRRTEAPPLTGDPPNPINPPSGCRFRTRCPFAEGVCADRTPILAAIGDGVDHAVACHMDTAGSGHSKAPPVPVSTLEAAE; translated from the coding sequence ATGAACCCGTCTGCCGAATTGCCGTCCGCGAAAAGCCCGGCGGCCGAACCGCGCGACCGCGGCGGGCCGGCCCAGCCGCTGCTGATCGTCGAGGGGCTGCGCAAGCATTTCCCGCTGAAGGGCCTGCCGTTCACCCGCCGCCCGGTGGTCCAGGCCGTCGACGGCGTTTCCTTCGCGGTGAAGAAGGGCGAGACTCTCGGCATCGTCGGGGAATCCGGTTGCGGCAAGTCGACCACGGCGCGGCTGCTGATGCACCTGATCGAGCCCGATTCCGGCACGATCGTCTTCGACGGCGATCCGGTCGGCGGGCTGCGCGGCATTTCGGTGCGCGATCTGCGCCGGCAGATGCAGATGGTGTTCCAGGACAGCTATTCCTCGCTCAATCCGCGCGCGCAGATCGCCGACATCATCGCCTTCGGCCAGATCGCCCACGGCCGCGACGCGACCGAGGCGCGCGAGCGGGCACACGACCTGCTCGCCCGCGTCGGTCTCGCCCCGCATCTCTTCGCAAGGCGCTATCCGCACGAACTGTCCGGCGGCCAGCGTCAGCGCGTCAACATCGCGCGCGCGCTCGCCATGGACCCGCGTCTCGTGCTGCTCGACGAGGCGGTGTCGGCGCTCGACAAGTCGGTCGAGGCGCAGGTGCTCAACCTGCTCCAGGACCTGAAGCAGGACCTGAACCTCACCTACATCTTCATCAGCCACGATCTCAACGTCGTGCGCTACATGTCCGACCGCGTCGTCGTGATGTATCTCGGCCGGATCGTGGAAATCGGCGAGGTCGAGGCGCTCTACCGACAGCCCCGCCATCCCTATACGCGCGCACTGCTCTCGGCCGTGCCGACGCTCGACCCGCGCCGGCGCACGGAGGCGCCGCCGCTGACCGGCGATCCGCCGAATCCGATCAACCCGCCCTCGGGCTGCCGCTTCCGGACCCGCTGTCCTTTCGCCGAAGGCGTCTGTGCCGACAGGACGCCGATCCTGGCGGCCATCGGCGACGGCGTCGACCATGCCGTCGCCTGCCATATGGACACGGCCGGTTCCGGCCACAGCAAGGCGCCGCCGGTGCCCGTTTCCACCCTGGAGGCCGCCGAATGA
- a CDS encoding ABC transporter ATP-binding protein: MTVTFRSRERVVHAVNGVSFSLRRGEVLGILGESGSGKSVTLRALMRLLPDHAQVGGKVMVAGHDVARLDESRLEDVRGRAISMIFQEPMTALDPVFTIGEQIAETVRRHEGCDRRTAEARALDLLDMVQIPSAKRRLKAYPHEMSGGMRQRAMIALALSCRPSVLLADEPTTALDVTVQIQVLLLLRKLQKELGMAVIFVTHDVGAAIEVSDRLAVMYAGRFVETGTAIDMIETPRHPYTNGLLDSMLSGDKRGQRLETIPGAPPSLGQAPSGCSFAPRCRFAATSCTLALPEPTAFSPTHTARCFRMDTKAERFAMLADA; encoded by the coding sequence ATGACGGTGACCTTCCGGTCGCGCGAGCGAGTCGTGCACGCGGTCAACGGCGTTTCCTTCTCTCTGCGGCGCGGCGAGGTGCTCGGCATCCTGGGCGAATCCGGGTCCGGCAAGTCCGTCACGCTGCGCGCGCTGATGCGGCTGCTGCCCGACCACGCCCAGGTCGGCGGCAAGGTCATGGTGGCCGGCCACGACGTCGCGCGGCTCGACGAGAGCCGGCTCGAAGACGTGCGCGGTCGCGCGATCTCGATGATCTTCCAGGAGCCGATGACGGCGCTCGATCCGGTCTTCACCATCGGCGAGCAGATCGCCGAGACGGTCCGCCGGCACGAGGGCTGCGACCGGCGCACGGCCGAAGCCCGGGCCCTGGACCTGCTCGACATGGTGCAGATTCCGAGCGCCAAGCGCCGGCTCAAGGCCTATCCGCACGAGATGTCCGGCGGCATGCGCCAGCGCGCCATGATCGCGCTCGCGCTGTCGTGCCGGCCGAGCGTGCTGCTGGCCGACGAGCCAACCACCGCCCTCGACGTGACGGTCCAAATCCAGGTGTTGCTCCTGCTGCGCAAACTGCAGAAGGAACTCGGCATGGCGGTGATCTTCGTCACCCATGATGTCGGCGCGGCGATCGAGGTCTCTGACCGGCTCGCCGTCATGTATGCCGGCCGCTTCGTCGAGACCGGCACGGCCATCGACATGATCGAGACGCCGCGCCATCCCTACACCAACGGCCTGCTCGACTCGATGCTGTCCGGCGACAAGCGCGGCCAGCGACTGGAAACCATCCCGGGCGCGCCGCCGAGCCTCGGCCAGGCGCCGTCCGGCTGCTCCTTCGCGCCGCGCTGCCGCTTCGCCGCGACCTCCTGCACGCTCGCCCTGCCGGAACCGACCGCCTTCTCGCCGACCCACACGGCCCGCTGCTTCCGCATGGACACCAAGGCCGAACGCTTCGCCATGCTGGCGGACGCCTGA
- a CDS encoding amidase, translating into MSDPTFLTIAEAAQLIKARKLSPVELTQACIAKTKRLDNVLCAYVELTEDLALAAARAAEAEIAAGGWKGPLHGIPIGLKDIYDTAGTRTTGHSRLLATRVPDQDATTVTKLRQAGSVITGKLGTFEFAIGGPSFDILTPPARNPWNPDHTTGGSSSGSGAAVAAGLVLCAMGTDTGGSIRGPSALCGLSGIKPTYGLLSRKGILPLSQSLDHAGPMCWTSEDCALMMQALAGHDPGDPASAQVPIPDYAAEIGKPVQGLRIGVIRHFHETDNPATPEVLAALEEAIKVLTGLGCEVVDVTLPPLADFAAVGVTIMASEAFAIHEKTLKASPELYGEFGRDRITMGAFFTAADYVAAGYKRRELAARVAEVMKTVDVLMTVGSPFPAQPIDGVPKYLFFRTPSLTMPFNVTGLPALCVAMGFSSTGLPLSMQLVGKAFAEPVLFGLGDAYEKATPWKSRRPAMALAA; encoded by the coding sequence ATGAGCGACCCGACTTTCCTGACCATCGCCGAGGCCGCCCAGCTGATCAAGGCGCGCAAGCTCTCGCCGGTCGAACTGACCCAGGCCTGCATTGCCAAGACCAAACGCCTCGACAACGTGCTCTGCGCCTATGTCGAACTGACCGAGGATCTCGCTCTCGCGGCCGCCCGTGCGGCCGAGGCCGAGATCGCCGCCGGCGGCTGGAAGGGACCGCTGCACGGCATCCCGATCGGCCTCAAGGACATCTACGACACCGCCGGGACCCGCACGACAGGCCATTCCCGCCTGCTCGCGACCCGCGTTCCGGACCAGGACGCCACCACGGTGACCAAGCTGCGACAGGCCGGCTCGGTCATTACCGGCAAGCTCGGCACCTTCGAATTCGCCATCGGCGGTCCGTCCTTCGACATCCTGACCCCGCCGGCGCGCAATCCCTGGAATCCGGACCACACCACCGGCGGATCGTCTTCCGGCTCCGGCGCGGCCGTGGCGGCCGGGCTGGTTCTGTGCGCCATGGGAACCGATACCGGCGGCTCGATCCGCGGCCCCTCAGCCCTGTGCGGCCTCTCCGGCATCAAGCCGACCTACGGGCTCCTGTCGCGCAAGGGCATCCTGCCGCTGTCGCAGTCGCTCGACCATGCCGGGCCGATGTGCTGGACCTCGGAAGACTGCGCACTGATGATGCAGGCGCTGGCCGGCCACGATCCGGGCGATCCGGCCAGCGCGCAGGTGCCGATCCCCGACTATGCGGCCGAGATCGGCAAGCCGGTGCAGGGGCTGCGCATCGGCGTCATTCGGCACTTCCACGAGACGGACAATCCGGCGACGCCTGAAGTGCTGGCCGCCCTCGAGGAGGCAATCAAGGTCCTGACCGGGCTCGGCTGCGAGGTGGTCGATGTGACCCTGCCGCCGCTCGCCGACTTCGCCGCCGTCGGCGTCACCATCATGGCGTCCGAGGCCTTCGCGATCCACGAGAAGACCCTGAAGGCGAGCCCCGAGCTCTATGGCGAATTCGGTCGCGACCGCATCACCATGGGGGCCTTCTTCACGGCGGCCGACTATGTGGCGGCGGGCTACAAGCGGCGCGAACTCGCCGCCAGGGTGGCCGAAGTGATGAAGACGGTCGACGTGCTGATGACGGTGGGTTCGCCCTTCCCGGCCCAGCCGATCGACGGCGTGCCGAAATACCTGTTCTTCCGCACGCCTTCGCTGACCATGCCGTTCAACGTCACCGGTCTGCCGGCGCTGTGCGTCGCGATGGGCTTCTCATCGACCGGCCTGCCGCTGTCGATGCAGCTTGTCGGCAAGGCCTTCGCCGAGCCGGTCCTGTTCGGCCTCGGCGACGCCTACGAGAAGGCCACGCCCTGGAAGAGCCGCCGGCCGGCCATGGCGCTCGCGGCCTGA
- a CDS encoding radical SAM protein — MPDPITKEAFAAIVADRGLSLSPERFEEFYALYPLVREIRARLRNPRGYDAEPASIFSPGAF, encoded by the coding sequence ATGCCGGACCCCATCACCAAGGAAGCCTTCGCGGCGATCGTCGCCGATCGCGGCCTCTCGCTCTCGCCCGAACGGTTCGAGGAGTTCTACGCGCTCTATCCGCTCGTCCGGGAGATCCGCGCGCGCCTGCGAAATCCGCGCGGCTACGACGCCGAGCCGGCCTCGATCTTCAGCCCCGGAGCCTTCTGA
- a CDS encoding amidase has product MTDLCFLTIAEASRLIAARKLSPVELTRAFLERIERYDAGLNAYILVTADKAMADARTAEAEIMAGRWRGPLHGIPIALKDIYNTAGIATTAHSALFKDHVPAEDAVTTRLLAEAGTVLLGKTATWEFAIGGTSFDLPWPPARNPWNPKHDPGGSSSGTGAAVAAGLAMAGMGTDTGGSIRFPAAWCGLAGLKPTYGLVSRRGILPLSFSLDHGGPMCWTSEDCALMMQALAAHDPLDPGSADVPIPDFAAALSPSLKGLRIGVPRHFWETDVDCGAETKAAIEAALEVYRGLGAEIVEVTLSPLGTYNDTGTLISRSEAYAIHEQYLTKTPELYGAIARQRISMGALVRAPDYVNALRLRGELIRELAAVMTTVDVIVTPTTPDPAPLLGEVAAFMSKRKSLFSRAFNVTGSPALSTPSGFSSDGLPLSMQIVGRPFQDDLVLKVGHAYEKATAWRDRRPVLAEPYAAAAQ; this is encoded by the coding sequence ATGACCGACCTTTGCTTTCTGACCATCGCGGAGGCCTCCAGGCTGATCGCGGCACGCAAGCTCTCGCCCGTCGAACTGACCAGGGCCTTCCTGGAGCGGATCGAGCGCTACGATGCCGGTCTCAACGCCTACATCCTGGTGACCGCCGACAAGGCCATGGCGGATGCCCGCACCGCGGAAGCGGAGATCATGGCCGGCCGCTGGCGCGGACCGCTGCACGGCATTCCGATCGCGCTGAAGGACATCTACAACACCGCCGGCATCGCCACGACCGCGCATTCCGCGCTGTTCAAGGATCACGTTCCCGCCGAGGATGCGGTAACGACGCGGCTTCTCGCAGAGGCCGGAACGGTCCTGCTCGGCAAGACCGCGACCTGGGAATTCGCCATCGGCGGCACCTCCTTCGATCTGCCCTGGCCGCCGGCGCGCAATCCCTGGAATCCGAAGCACGATCCGGGCGGCTCCTCGTCCGGAACCGGCGCCGCCGTGGCGGCGGGGCTGGCCATGGCCGGAATGGGCACCGATACCGGCGGTTCGATCCGGTTTCCGGCCGCCTGGTGCGGCCTCGCCGGCCTGAAGCCGACCTACGGCCTGGTCAGCCGGCGCGGGATCCTGCCGCTGTCCTTCAGTCTCGACCATGGCGGTCCGATGTGCTGGACCTCCGAGGATTGCGCCTTGATGATGCAGGCGCTCGCCGCGCACGATCCGCTCGATCCCGGCAGTGCCGACGTGCCGATCCCGGATTTTGCCGCCGCCCTGTCGCCGAGCCTGAAGGGGCTGCGGATCGGCGTGCCGCGCCACTTCTGGGAAACCGACGTGGACTGCGGCGCGGAAACCAAGGCGGCGATCGAGGCGGCGCTGGAGGTCTATCGGGGACTCGGCGCCGAGATCGTCGAGGTGACGCTGTCCCCGCTCGGCACCTACAACGACACCGGCACGCTGATCTCGCGCTCCGAGGCCTACGCGATCCACGAGCAGTATCTGACCAAGACGCCGGAGCTCTACGGGGCGATCGCCCGCCAGCGCATCAGCATGGGGGCGCTCGTCCGCGCGCCCGACTATGTCAACGCGCTGCGCCTGCGCGGTGAACTGATCCGCGAACTGGCCGCGGTGATGACCACCGTCGACGTGATCGTCACGCCGACCACCCCCGATCCGGCGCCGCTGCTCGGCGAGGTCGCCGCCTTCATGTCGAAGCGGAAGTCGCTCTTCTCCCGCGCCTTCAACGTGACCGGCTCGCCGGCCCTGTCGACGCCGTCCGGCTTCTCCTCCGACGGCCTGCCGCTGTCCATGCAGATCGTCGGCCGGCCGTTCCAGGACGACCTCGTGCTCAAGGTCGGCCATGCCTACGAAAAGGCCACCGCCTGGCGCGATCGCCGTCCGGTGCTCGCCGAACCCTACGCCGCCGCCGCGCAATGA
- a CDS encoding DMT family transporter produces the protein MSENAVRVGIYWMIASTVCLSVGNSAVRVVAADLHPFQISFMANTLILAVVWPAFRERGDPIHRPTRRRLYTFTAFFGGISNLTWFYALANVPLAEATAVTFAAPILVTALAGVMFGEKVGLERWLAVLAGFSGVILIVRPGFSHLDAGMVAVLISTVGMAALYVLSKQLTRVEGMRRAAAMMTAIPVVMGAIPALWVWKTPSLSTMGWIVGMAAVMYGGRMSMLLAFRNAPASVVMPLDFGRLPFIAAIAYVAFGEVPDSIALAGAALIVVASGYVALRPPASSGQSVA, from the coding sequence GTGAGCGAGAACGCCGTAAGAGTCGGGATTTACTGGATGATTGCGAGCACCGTCTGCCTCAGTGTGGGCAATTCGGCGGTCCGGGTGGTGGCGGCCGACCTGCATCCGTTTCAGATCAGCTTCATGGCCAACACCCTGATCCTGGCCGTCGTTTGGCCCGCCTTCAGGGAGCGTGGGGATCCGATCCATCGCCCAACGAGGCGGCGATTGTACACTTTTACGGCATTCTTCGGCGGGATCTCGAATCTGACCTGGTTCTACGCCCTCGCCAACGTCCCCCTCGCCGAAGCCACGGCGGTCACCTTCGCGGCACCGATCCTGGTGACGGCGCTGGCCGGCGTGATGTTCGGCGAGAAGGTGGGACTCGAGCGCTGGCTGGCCGTTCTGGCCGGATTTTCGGGCGTCATCCTGATCGTTCGCCCCGGTTTCTCGCATCTCGACGCCGGCATGGTGGCGGTCCTGATCTCGACGGTCGGCATGGCCGCACTCTATGTGCTGTCCAAGCAGTTGACCCGCGTCGAGGGCATGCGCCGCGCGGCCGCCATGATGACCGCCATCCCGGTGGTGATGGGTGCCATCCCGGCACTGTGGGTCTGGAAGACCCCGTCATTGAGTACAATGGGCTGGATCGTGGGAATGGCGGCGGTGATGTATGGCGGCCGCATGTCGATGCTGCTCGCCTTCCGCAATGCGCCCGCTTCCGTGGTCATGCCCTTGGATTTCGGCCGCCTTCCGTTCATTGCCGCAATCGCCTACGTCGCCTTCGGCGAGGTACCCGACAGCATTGCCCTTGCCGGCGCGGCCCTGATCGTCGTCGCCTCCGGCTATGTGGCGTTGCGTCCGCCGGCCTCTAGTGGACAAAGCGTGGCATGA